Genomic segment of Iocasia fonsfrigidae:
ACCCACATATTCGAGAATTACTCAGAGTGTTTTTGAAAAAAGAAGGTTTTGATACTCAGGAAGCATTAGACGGAGAGGAAGCCCTTGTCAAATTAGAACAAGTAAAGGTAGATCTTGTAATTCTTGATATAATGATGCCAAAGATGGATGGTTGGCAATTGTGCAAAGAACTTAGGGGGTATTATGATATTCCTATATTAATGCTGACTGCAAAAGGGGAAACTAGTCAAAAAATCAAGGGATTTCAATTAGGTACTGATGATTACTTGGTTAAACCCTTTGAACCAATGGAACTGGTAATGAGGGTTAAGGCTTTATTGAAGAGGTATCAAATTGCTGTTTCACAAAAAGTAAAGATCGGAAAATTAACAATGAATCATAAAACATATGAAACTTTAGTGGGGAGTAAAATATTAGATCTACCCCTTAAGGAATTTGAACTCCTATTTAAACTGGCCAGTTTTCCTGGAAGGACTTTTACCAGAGACCAACTAATCGAAGATATCTGGGGTTATGATTTTGACGGTAATGAACGAACACTGGATGTACATATTAGCCGTTTGCGGGAGCGGTTTCCAGAGGAGGAATACTCCTTTAAAATTAAAACTATTCGGGGTTTAGGTTATCGTCTAGAGGTATTTTCATGAAGGTAAAGCATAAGATCTCTGGTTTAGTAAGATTTATATTAATGTTAATATTTTTGGTTATCATGTATTCAGCAGCTTTTTTCATAACAGATTATATATATAAAATATTGGACTGGGAACTCAATGAGTTGTTAAATCAGATTATAAATTCAATTTTCGGTTTGATTTTAACTGGTCTAATGCTGAGTATTATTCGAAAGATTGCCCTCTCCAAAGGGTGGATGCGGAAAAGGGATGCATTTGGGACAATAATTGAAGCCGTGGAAAGAATAGCAACTGGTGATTTTAGTATCAGGTTGGACGATGACGATATTCATGAACATTACCCGGTAGCTAAGTTAAGGGAAAGTGTAAATAAGATGGCCCTGGAACTGGATAAGATGGAAAATATGCGTCAGGAGTTTATATCTAATGTATCTCATGAGATTCAATCCCCCTTGACTTCTATTAGTGGTTTTGCAGAAATACTGGGAAATGAAGAACTTAGTTTAGAGGAGAGACAACACTATCTGGGTATTATTCGGATAGAGAGTAAAAGGTTATCAAGGTTAAGTGATAATTTGCTCCAATTAGCATCACTGGATGCGGAAACAATTAAGTTTGAACCAGAAGTATATCATTTAGATGAACAGGTTAGGAATCTTATTCTGGCATGTGAGCCTCAGTGGGCGGTAAAAAAGGTTGAAATAGAGCTTGTGCTGGATAAGGTAAGTATTACTGCTGATAAGGATATGTTGACACAGGCCTGGATTAATTTAATTAATAATAGTATTAAGTATACACCTGAGGGTGGAAGGATAAAGATTGAGTTATATCAAGAGTCCAAAAAAGTACTTTTTAAAATAACGGATACAGGAATTGGTATTGCTGAAGAAGACCAGAAGCATATCTTTGAACGTTTTTTTAAAACAGATAAATCTCGACAGCGTTCAAAAAAAGGAAATGGTTTAGGACTGTCCATAGTTAAAAAAATAATAGATATGCATCATGGTGAAATTGAAGTTGATAGTAAGCTGGGAGAAGGAACAAGTTTTACAGTATTGCTGCCAGTTAAACAATAGTGAAAACAAAATATAAAATTGTTTGAAATACAGTCTGAAGGTATTAGAAGACTGTATTTTTTTATGTCAGGTAAATTATATTTATCTTGGGAATAAGTAATATTTGCGTTTTAAGTTTAAATTCAGTTTAAATTGCTATTATATTATTTTAGATGAAGGGAGAGGTAAAGATGATTGAAGTGAAAAACTTTACAAAAAAATACGGAGATTTTATAGCAGTTGATAATATTTCTTTTAATGTGGAAGAAGGAACAATATTTGCTTTTCTGGGCCCAAATGGGGCCGGCAAATCGACAACTATTAATACTCTTTGTACGATACTTGATAAGACAGAGGGCGAATTAACTATCAATGGGAACGATGTAAACAGGCATAAGTCCAGAGTGCGCAAGGATATTGGGATTGTATTTCAGGAGTCAACCCTTGATAAACAATTAACAGTAGAAGAAAATCTTAAATTGCACTGTGATTTTTATAGTATACCTAAATATCAAGTAAAAGAGAGAATTGATTTTGCACTGGAACTGGTAGATTTGCTGGAATGGCGGAGATCTTCTGTTAATAGTCTTTCTGGTGGTATGAAAAGGAGGGTAGAGATTGCCCGTGGTCTGGTACATTATCCCAGAGTATTATTTCTTGATGAACCTACTGCTGGACTTGATCCGCAGACGCGGGCTAATATCTGGGATTATATCTGTAAGCTGCAGCAAGAAAAAAATATTACCATTTTTTTAACCACACATTATATGGATGAAGCTGAAATATGTGATATGGTAGCTATTATAGATCAAGGTCAAATTGTTGCCTTTGATACACCTGATAATCTTAAAAATTTATATACTACAGCAACTATAAAGGTTAAAGTGTCTGAAAAAAAGGATTTAGAAGAATATCTTAAAGGACAATCTATCAATTACCAATTGGCAGATAAGCAATTTACTATTGTTTCATCAGCACTTAATGAAACCTTAGAAATTATTTCAAGATTTAAATTTTTAATCATAGATATAGAAGTTTATAAAGGGACTTTAAATGATGTATTTCTGGCTATAACTGGAAAAGAAATCAGGGAATAACAAATAGAAAGGGGATTAAAAAACTATGCGTGCAGTAAAAGCAATATTGATTAGAAATTCAATAAATTTTTCGAGAGATAAAATGAAATTATTTTTTACAATATTGATGTCAATTTTATTTCTCTTTATATTTTCCTTTGTAATGAAGTCAGCAGCTATTGGGGTAGAGAAACCATTAGATTATCTGATAACTGGTATAATAATAATGACGGTCTTTCAGTCTGCTCTAAGTAATTCCATGAATACCCTGGAGGATATTTCCAGCGGATTCATGAAAGAAATTCTGGTTTCCCCGGTAAGTAGATGGCAGATTTCTATAGGGCAAATTCTTTCATCATCAATTATTGCGGTATTTCAGGGTTTGATAATAATTGTAATAGCTTTAATTATGGGTCTAAGAATTGATCTATTTCATCTGATAGAAATGAGTGCTTTTATGATTATAGTAGGGATTACTTTTAGTTCAATAGGTCTATATCTGGCAACTCTGGCTAAAAGTTCAACAACATTTCAACTAATGATAAATGTATTTGTAATGCCCTTGACCTTTTTATCAGGGGCGTATATTCCAATAACAGTAATGCCGGGGTTTTTAAAGCCGATAGTATATTTAAATCCTCTGACTTATATAACAGCTATTTTTCGATATATTTCTTTACAAATGGAGACATCATCTTCCTTAGAACTAATCAAGGCAGGTGTAGCATTTAGTATTAAAGGCTTTACTATTTTACCATATATGGGATTGTTTATTATACTAGCCATATGTTTAATATTTTTTGGATTATGTGTTTACCAGTTTAATAAAGCAGATTTTTCTCGTGTTCAGGTTTTTACCCATAGACATTAAAGAGTTGAATAGAATAATTAAGCAGGGTGGTAAATTATATATTGAGGATGGACATCAATCCCGTGAAGAGTCTTTGAAAAAAATAAAAGAGTCTAGTTTGTGGGAAATAGAGGCTAAAAAGGATACTTATTTGATATGTAAGGCAGTTAAATATTAAAATTTAATAGGTGTTAATAATATTTTTTAATGAGGGTTTTGGATAATAGTTCAAATGCCTTCTTTTTTTATTTGCTTTTATATAAGGGTATTATTGTGGTATTTCTAAAAGAAAAAGCACTTAATATAGCTTGTGTTTAGTTGATTTTAGTTTATAAATAGTATATAATTGAATTATAATTAATAATTCTGGAGGTGGAATTATGTCAGAAAAAAAAGAGCTGATAACTGCTCAGGATGTGGCTGAAAGTCTGGATCTTTCTGTTGAAACTATCTGGAGGTATACAAGAGAGGGGAAAATACCCTTTATTGAACTGGGTAAAAAACAATACCGTTATAAACTGGCTGATGTTATTAAAGCATTGACTGATCCGGTTGTTAAAGAATCAAAAGCTGATTATAAAACAGGGAATCAGAAAAATTTTACATATCAGGATTATTTGAAACTTCCGGAGGAACCAGGTTATCAGTTTGAAGTACTGGAGGGCTGTCTGGTTAAGGAACCATCTCCAAATGTTATGCACCAGCGGGTTTCCCGCAGGCTCCAGCGAATTCTAGAAGATTATTTCTATAAAATTGATCATGATGGGGAAAT
This window contains:
- a CDS encoding response regulator transcription factor translates to MSTILVVDDDPHIRELLRVFLKKEGFDTQEALDGEEALVKLEQVKVDLVILDIMMPKMDGWQLCKELRGYYDIPILMLTAKGETSQKIKGFQLGTDDYLVKPFEPMELVMRVKALLKRYQIAVSQKVKIGKLTMNHKTYETLVGSKILDLPLKEFELLFKLASFPGRTFTRDQLIEDIWGYDFDGNERTLDVHISRLRERFPEEEYSFKIKTIRGLGYRLEVFS
- a CDS encoding sensor histidine kinase; translation: MKVKHKISGLVRFILMLIFLVIMYSAAFFITDYIYKILDWELNELLNQIINSIFGLILTGLMLSIIRKIALSKGWMRKRDAFGTIIEAVERIATGDFSIRLDDDDIHEHYPVAKLRESVNKMALELDKMENMRQEFISNVSHEIQSPLTSISGFAEILGNEELSLEERQHYLGIIRIESKRLSRLSDNLLQLASLDAETIKFEPEVYHLDEQVRNLILACEPQWAVKKVEIELVLDKVSITADKDMLTQAWINLINNSIKYTPEGGRIKIELYQESKKVLFKITDTGIGIAEEDQKHIFERFFKTDKSRQRSKKGNGLGLSIVKKIIDMHHGEIEVDSKLGEGTSFTVLLPVKQ
- a CDS encoding ABC transporter ATP-binding protein; the encoded protein is MIEVKNFTKKYGDFIAVDNISFNVEEGTIFAFLGPNGAGKSTTINTLCTILDKTEGELTINGNDVNRHKSRVRKDIGIVFQESTLDKQLTVEENLKLHCDFYSIPKYQVKERIDFALELVDLLEWRRSSVNSLSGGMKRRVEIARGLVHYPRVLFLDEPTAGLDPQTRANIWDYICKLQQEKNITIFLTTHYMDEAEICDMVAIIDQGQIVAFDTPDNLKNLYTTATIKVKVSEKKDLEEYLKGQSINYQLADKQFTIVSSALNETLEIISRFKFLIIDIEVYKGTLNDVFLAITGKEIRE
- a CDS encoding ABC transporter permease, giving the protein MRAVKAILIRNSINFSRDKMKLFFTILMSILFLFIFSFVMKSAAIGVEKPLDYLITGIIIMTVFQSALSNSMNTLEDISSGFMKEILVSPVSRWQISIGQILSSSIIAVFQGLIIIVIALIMGLRIDLFHLIEMSAFMIIVGITFSSIGLYLATLAKSSTTFQLMINVFVMPLTFLSGAYIPITVMPGFLKPIVYLNPLTYITAIFRYISLQMETSSSLELIKAGVAFSIKGFTILPYMGLFIILAICLIFFGLCVYQFNKADFSRVQVFTHRH
- a CDS encoding Uma2 family endonuclease — protein: MSEKKELITAQDVAESLDLSVETIWRYTREGKIPFIELGKKQYRYKLADVIKALTDPVVKESKADYKTGNQKNFTYQDYLKLPEEPGYQFEVLEGCLVKEPSPNVMHQRVSRRLQRILEDYFYKIDHDGEIFNAPLDVTFSNTTVVQPDLFYISANQNKIIKEKRIDGSPVLVVEIISPYNPRKDRLQKMRIYQKAKIKHYWLVNPEERTLECFALRNNAYTLLASGMDEDIVEHPDFQNLSIPLEKLWHKSSM